Within the Telopea speciosissima isolate NSW1024214 ecotype Mountain lineage chromosome 4, Tspe_v1, whole genome shotgun sequence genome, the region gttttaatAAAAAGTCGAAGGCTTGAGGCAAGGTGcaaaatttctttatttatatgcaagtttttttttttcctaagcAACAATTTTGTGTAGGAAATAAGTACATCAGGAATATAAACCAAGAAGAGAACAACTCCCTTACAAGAAAATTTGTAATGATGTAAAAATCATTTGATAAAGGAGCAAACCACAGCCCTCCTCCTTGCACCCCCCTCCCCCAGGAAAAAAAGTATCCTGGCCTCTATCCCAAGCTGCCAAGATGCACCTCAAGCGAAACAACCTCAACAGACCCAAAGTTCCACTCCAGGGACAATTCAATTCCACATACAAATGTTGATGACCCCTGCCTTTGCCCCCACAAATCTGAACCCCTTCTGACCTTCCCGCTGTCCTCAATACAGCCCAAGGTGTGAATGTTTTATGAAGCACTCACTTTGACAACATGCCTCAAGGCCTGAGGTTTGCTGCCAACTTTGCTCTGCCTCGTGGAATTTGACCCTTGCTTTAATGTGGAAGTCTCACTTGTTTTTAAAATACTGGTTTTAGCCTGTGTCTTATTTTGTCAAGCTTTCCTTATATTCCTGTCAACGGGTTCTTGTATGAAAATTGCTATCATTATAGAAAATGTCTAAATTCCTAACTTAGTGGAGATACTCTTTACCATAAATATTTCTCAGAGTGATGGCGCACTTCAAACCAGATTTGTAATTAAGTGTTTTGAGTTTGAAGTCCTAGTTAATGGacaaatctttcatatttaatATTGTAAAATGCTTGGACGAAGTGAGGCTTTGACATGGAATGGTTGAAGCTTTTGGAATTTCAGGAGTAGAAAACTACTTGCGCTTTGAAGAAGCTTTAGTGGAGGATATGTTCCCAGATAGATTGgaatggcaaaacagtaattaCATAGATGACTCAGCTGTGTTGAGCTGAGTCCTGACCCTTGGAGGTAAGTTAAATGTCATTGGTGTTTTTTTCCCTGATATTGGTTGTCTTCCTTATTTTTCTGAATTACTTTTTCATCTTGGACACTGGTATGAAATGCGCACGGAAACATAAACAGGGAGAATGTGGTCCAAGGTTACATTGGTACTTTCATGTATTCTGTGGATGAAGCTGCTCCTAGGTTCAAGTGGGACTGGAATTGACTAAGAATTATTCTGAGGTGATGTAACATGACCATAAGGAGCAATGATGTGACATAAGCTCTTAAAGTTCTATAAATGTTCTGTGAAACCTTTATCCTTTCCTGATGGTTAAATGGGGAATAAAAGCACCTTTCCCTATTGAAAAAACTACAAATTTTACTGGTGAAGAAAGAGATATCAGAGAGTCATCCATGGCCAATCTAGAGGTCTGGTCTTGTGAATGTCAAGTGCAATTTCGCTTCTGTATTTGGTTTCCTTACACCCAATTGTATGGAAGGTGAAACTGAAGCTGAAGGTGTTGGTGATTATTTCTTCAAAGTTGGTATATGATCATGCAGGTGGCTTCTACAGTTTGCAAAACAGTAACAGGTGGTACAGGAGGTGATGCTGCTGCTGCAGCTGGGGAAGATGGCAACAGAACTGGGAATGCTGGATTAccttctcttttgtttgttgttgtatGTTGTCATATTAGAGCCATGATCACATCAAGAACTACTCCCAGTATGATTTTCAGCACCAATCTTGGATGTTACAATTATTTGCCCTTTCAGAGGTATAAAGCTCTTGATGTCTGTTTGAAATGTTCTGCTGCATTTAAGTAATACGCTTCACACACTCCCTATCCTGTTATTGTAATGATTATGAATTTTCACTTTGATTCTAAACATTGCCCCTATTAATCAGTAGAGCGACCTGGCTTTGcactttaaataaattggggttttgttATGTGAAGACACTAATTTAGTAGACTACAGGTCACaggcttttttattttattacttaTTCCCATGCACATGCTTACTTATTTCTTGTCCTTCACTTGGTGTCAACTAGAGTGAGTATCATCAACTGGTTCCGCCCTGTGACCAACAATATTCCAACCTGGGATATTGAACTTAATGTACAACATTATGTTTTGAATACTGCTTTTAAGTTCCTAATTGGTCTGTATGAAAATTGTGTTGCAAATTTTTTGCTTTGATGAAAACTGGTGCATTGTTAGTTCAAAACCTCTTATGGGCATTTCTGATTCTTTCTGGGCGATGGCTATGCAACTCATAATGGGTTGGATAGAGAATTCCTCTTAATGAGTAAGACGTTCAAGGGGATCTATGTTCTACTCATATGAAATTAATAACTACTTATTTATGAGAAGCAAAGGGGAGCCAAAGCCAAAGCAACAGCAATGGCACCGAAGACAATGCAAGGCAAGACAGAATAAGAGATACAGAACACCTGTGTTCAGGATTGTGGCTCCCTGAAATTTGTAAAGAGATCCTCCCTCTCTCGAATCCCGATAGGGCTGTCTGTGTCTTCTCCCTTTCCTTATAATATCAAACCCCTACCCCTTTCCCTcgttggaagaaaaagaaaaagacgaCTCCACAGAAGAGGCAAATGCGTTGCTTAGCTGCTGCAGAGATAGGCTTGCTGATACCATTATCAATGGGTTTGGCCATGAATGGCCAACGTCATTAAAACAAACAAAGGTTCTTATATACCAATCTTATTTTCTGAGCAGAGGGTGGAAGATGGATATAGTTTTGTGTTAACTAATGTCTAGCCAAGCTTGCCTGTCATGGGACCTTCACTAACCATTTGATTTTTGCAATTATGATATGTGCTGTCAATGGTTAAACTGTGGCAACTGGGGTAGGGCAGGTTTAGGCTGCTAATTATGAGGGTTATACTGCCAGGCATAGTTGTTAAGGTGCCTAGGTGAATCAAGGCGGTCGGAGTGGTTGAAAAACAAGGTGACaccaaggcaacaccaacaaggcgacgTCTAGCGATCAAGGTGACACCAGAATTCAAGGCGAGGGcaaggcacctggacgcctaggcgacgccttgacaacctATGCTGCcagggaaattttttttcaagagtTAATCTTGGTGTAACTTTATTACCCAAAATACTTCACCATCTATTATACGGTAGTTGAGCAGAATGGCAAAACCAATtgaagaactaaaaaaaaagcTGTGTacgcctcaccattgtgtttatCCATGTAAATTCCCTCACTGTAAATAAAGTGGCAAAAACAAGCACCATCCTGATGGCATCTTGATTTACATAAAAATGGAAATGGTCAGGGAAAGGCATCTGGATCAAATGTTATCACAGTTTTAACAGATCCGAATCGCCACTGGAGTTGGTTGTGCTGATTCCAATCTGGATCGGACATAAACTGACCTAGAATTGGCTAAAATGACCTGGAACTGTTGGAACAAATCAGCCAAAATGGGGATCTGCCGCAGTCGATTCCGATCCAAATCAGCCGATCCCGATTCTTGTACTGTGAATATTATTCATCATCTGCTAGGCTGTGTTGATGAACTCTGTGACATGGAGAAAAAGATAGGCCCAGGATGGAGTTGGGACAGGAGGATATCCTATGAAATCCTCCCTCCTCACCATAGATTCAATTCTTAATATGGATAAAGGTTTGTTGACAAAATTGCACACTTGAAAGAAGACATAAGAAATGAGTTACTCCATGAGAGTTCCCTACAATCAAACCGGTCTCAAGCAAACCATTTTTGGCCCTCCCACAATTGAAACAGACAACACAAGCAGATGTTCAGCCAAAAACTGAACCACAGACAGACCACTCAACCATTGTTAAATTACATGGCTAAATCACAAATCCTGTTGTACTGAGGGAGATACAGAAAGAAGCACAAAATCAGCCCAGAGCTGAACCAGGTCTGCCCACACAAATCCTCCACACAAACCACTCAATCAATGTTTGATGCAGCAACAGCTGAggaaccacaaaaaaaaaaaaacactatacTCAATCAGACACAAAGGTTCAGTCACCCAGATTCACCGGACACAATTATTGGCAAGGAAATAGAACATGAGGACTCCATCAGCTTAACTAATGTTTCCAAGGCTCTGCTGTCTTGGGTCTCTTGACAACATTTTGAAATGGCCTTTGTACTATCTAACCCTCCTGCAGAATTCGCATTTATCCCAGAATCCTCTACATCACTTGTACTCAATCCTGAACTCCCATTTTTACTGTTGAATGATGAATAAGCTGACTCTGAGTTGAAGCCAGAACAGCCACTATGACTGAGGTGCTCCATTCCCAGATTTCCTTCAGCTTCCTCTGGACCATCGTGTGTGGATGCTTCGTACCCATCCAATTGTCTCAAGGAGCACTCCTCAATCTCATTTAATGAATtatctccatcttcatcttcgCCTTCATCTTCACTACTGCAACTATAACTGGCATAAGTATCATAATCTGAAGTTGGTCCCCTCAATTCACAGCTTGTATCCATCTCTTGTTGACTGTCATAGTCCTCGACAGTATGCTGCTCAGATGAATGAGATGAGAAGGGCGAGTATCCTACTGTTGCAGTCTCTTCACGTTCCCTTAGTGTTTTTATGATTAAGGTCTTGAGCAAGTTCATAACTTGAACACTATGCATAAGAGCTGTCAATGGATCAGACATCTGATCAAGGGGAAAAAACTTCTTCAGTCTAGTATAGAAGATAAGTAATAGGTTATCAAGCCAAGGACTTGAACAGGTTACTTTTAGCGAATTGAAGTTGAATTAATTACCTGAGTCATATTTGGTGCAAAGACCATCGCAATGTTTCTAGCATTCATTTTGTTGGATTCCTCTTCTTCGACAACATCAACCATAAGATCAATTGCCCAGTCTAGTAGTGCAGCCTGAGTTGGCATGAGCTGTTTCACCAACTCAACACACTCCTCCTCTGTGTTGCACTGAAGGACTTGTTCTGGGGAAAGGCCATCCAGAACTCCTGCTGGGAGCTCTCGGAACCAGGCCTTGATTAGCCCTGCCAAACAGTGGATATCAATGTCTTCTGGAACAATACCCCTGTTTAGCTGGTCCCTAACATGCTCCTCTTGGCTGTTCTCTGGGTTTAACCTGAATATCCCTTCTGCCTAAGGACCAATCCAGAGAAATCAATGAGAACATTGTCTTTGGCAACCCTAACTTATGCTCCTGTTTATGTTAATCAAGAAAGGTTAATGTTGCTGTACCTTTAGACCTCCTTGTGAGTATAACCTCTCCTGCATTAGCAAGAGAATGGAGGGCACACTATTCCCTTTGGAATCATAAGAGCACTGCATGGATTCTGGAGAGATGCCAAATGCACTAGCACTTCACAAAAATATACTTCAGGGTTAGAAAGATGGTAATCAATCTCTCTCAATGCAAGGAGTTTATGGTGGTAAGAAAATAATCCTCAAAATATATGTTGCAATGGATACATCTAATCATGCATCAAACCTAATTATGAGAGCAGCAGAAACCCATTTAGCTAGGCTGCTTAAAATGGAACCAACAATAGAAACATGCACAGAAAATCATGCGTCAAAACCTAATTTTGTAGAAAATGAGGAGTTGCAGGACTCCAATACACTGTTGCAGTGGAAATTAAGCACTTcccttcacccaaaaaaaaaaaaaaagaaattaagctCTTCCTGTCTTGTATAATATGTGGTAACCAGAAAGTAACTCTTTATTCCAATAAAATTAAGTGGGTTGCCTTGGCAAGTGATTCGAAGTGGTTTGTCATGTTTGATATTGAATTTTATACTCAATTTCTTAGCACTAAGGCTGTGTCTGGTAATGCATTTTAggaatagattctgggtctagaaCAAATTCTGAAGGCCCCCCCAGATCAGATTATAAAGCAACCAGATTTGTGGAAAGGAAAGTTGATCCATTTATCCATCATGGGGAGTGGGAGTTTTCTTGATGGAGAATTGGACCTATTGTATAACCCATTGTGTAGTTAAAGCATATGATAATGAAAAACACAAATATTCCTCTTGAGCTACAAATCTCCTTTGTACTGGAATTTACTCTACAGTATcaattaagaaaaattaaaaggCATTAGACTCCTACAGTTAGAACCACCAAAACTAATGTAACCCAACCGTGTTACAGAGAACCTACTAAACGGCTAGCTGCCGAAGCATTTCTGTGAATGGCTGGTGGGTGGGAAGAGATGCCCAGAAGAAATCTTTGGGTTTCAAGAGTACccatcagagagagagagagagagagagaacctggCGCTGGGGACCCGGAAAGGGATTTGGAGTTGGAACTCAATGGGGAGACCGAGGAAGCCATTGAAGCGGTCGAAGGTAACATGGGTGATGTGGCGGACAT harbors:
- the LOC122658686 gene encoding rho GTPase-activating protein 2-like — protein: MTGVVMVTKRVSCRGERGGGVGGGTKRTKSAEEQQNQLSLVTLLVAALRRSMVSCRIDRHEDPVSNTTIHQMEIGWPTNVRHITHVTFDRFNGFLGLPIEFQLQIPFRVPSASASAFGISPESMQCSYDSKGNSVPSILLLMQERLYSQGGLKAEGIFRLNPENSQEEHVRDQLNRGIVPEDIDIHCLAGLIKAWFRELPAGVLDGLSPEQVLQCNTEEECVELVKQLMPTQAALLDWAIDLMVDVVEEEESNKMNARNIAMVFAPNMTQMSDPLTALMHSVQVMNLLKTLIIKTLREREETATVGYSPFSSHSSEQHTVEDYDSQQEMDTSCELRGPTSDYDTYASYSCSSEDEGEDEDGDNSLNEIEECSLRQLDGYEASTHDGPEEAEGNLGMEHLSHSGCSGFNSESAYSSFNSKNGSSGLSTSDVEDSGINANSAGGLDSTKAISKCCQETQDSRALETLVKLMESSCSISLPIIVSGESG